Proteins from one Patescibacteria group bacterium genomic window:
- a CDS encoding class I SAM-dependent methyltransferase — protein MNYIIRDKSLLTGEKNLEHLYTLKNFPVFMGCVDTPADEDIKADMVWDICSDTGLIQLRKLIPLDILYLDQHNDGVGKVWQDHYRAFAKFLYKNNPGKNILEIGGAHDIIANNCLELDDKIKWTIVEPNPQYIKNKQIKVIQGWFDDKFSIHESVDTIVHSHVFEHTYEPFKFIEHIAKFLKLGQKHIFTFPNMEEMLKNNFTNCLNFEHTVFLTEAVTEYILEKCGFKILSKEYYGSPHSIFYATEKIALPSNPLVLENKYNEYKKLFMDFVNYHLNMVADLNKKIDSAKEPVYMFGAHIFSQYLIGFGLNTKKIVKILDNSAIKNGKRLYGTSLMVDSPKILAGQGKVNVILKAGIYNEEIKKDILENINNKISFW, from the coding sequence ATGAATTATATTATTCGTGATAAGAGTTTGTTAACGGGGGAGAAAAATCTTGAACATCTTTATACACTCAAAAATTTTCCGGTATTTATGGGCTGTGTTGATACGCCAGCTGATGAAGATATTAAAGCCGATATGGTGTGGGATATTTGTTCTGATACTGGCTTAATTCAATTAAGAAAATTAATACCTTTGGATATTTTATATCTTGACCAGCACAATGATGGTGTAGGTAAAGTTTGGCAGGATCATTATCGGGCTTTTGCTAAATTTTTATACAAAAATAATCCCGGTAAAAATATTTTGGAAATTGGTGGAGCTCATGATATTATTGCTAATAATTGTCTGGAGCTTGATGATAAAATTAAATGGACTATCGTTGAGCCAAACCCTCAGTATATAAAAAATAAGCAAATCAAAGTTATTCAAGGCTGGTTTGATGATAAATTTAGCATTCACGAGTCAGTTGATACTATTGTTCATTCGCATGTTTTTGAACATACTTATGAGCCATTTAAATTTATCGAGCATATAGCCAAATTTTTAAAACTAGGTCAGAAACATATTTTTACTTTTCCCAATATGGAAGAGATGTTAAAAAATAATTTTACCAATTGTCTCAATTTTGAGCACACAGTTTTTTTGACGGAAGCTGTAACTGAGTATATTTTAGAGAAGTGTGGTTTCAAAATTTTATCCAAGGAGTATTATGGCTCCCCGCACAGTATTTTTTATGCTACAGAAAAAATAGCTTTGCCAAGCAACCCTTTGGTATTAGAAAATAAATATAATGAATACAAAAAACTATTCATGGATTTTGTTAATTATCACTTAAATATGGTTGCTGATTTAAACAAAAAAATTGATTCAGCAAAGGAACCGGTGTATATGTTTGGCGCCCATATTTTTTCTCAATATTTAATTGGCTTTGGTTTAAATACTAAAAAAATTGTTAAAATTTTAGATAATAGTGCTATAAAAAATGGCAAGCGTCTATATGGTACCTCTCTAATGGTTGACTCGCCAAAAATTTTGGCAGGCCAAGGTAAAGTCAATGTTATTCTCAAAGCCGGTATTTATAATGAAGAAATAAAAAAAGATATTTTGGAAAATATCAACAACAAAATATCTTTTTGGTAA
- a CDS encoding NUDIX hydrolase has product MFEELTRAKQLEKEAGWKDPLTYAVVATILCKRGQTLAQTQFLVTTRQQGAVKGHKQSHHGGFIKPTDQNVMAAARREVREETGFILEPSDMQFLSIMGPELYRSTMSHDDGFTSFTLTITNEQAEPTAPFILTLFLADVSQAKRVSENDGEVSNQRWLSLSDIVKQYGQSMKFNYFSFLWQAMILLVGRTVPPIPPTSPGTYLL; this is encoded by the coding sequence ATGTTTGAGGAACTCACACGAGCCAAGCAACTTGAAAAAGAGGCTGGCTGGAAAGACCCACTCACCTACGCGGTAGTGGCAACTATCCTCTGCAAACGCGGCCAGACGCTGGCCCAAACCCAGTTCCTGGTCACGACCAGACAGCAGGGCGCGGTCAAGGGTCACAAGCAAAGCCACCATGGTGGCTTCATCAAGCCGACCGACCAAAATGTAATGGCTGCGGCCAGACGCGAGGTCAGAGAGGAGACCGGCTTTATTTTGGAGCCGAGCGACATGCAGTTCCTTTCCATTATGGGACCAGAGCTTTACCGCTCCACCATGAGCCATGATGATGGTTTTACCAGCTTTACGCTGACCATCACCAATGAGCAGGCCGAACCAACCGCCCCTTTCATTCTCACGCTTTTCCTCGCCGATGTTTCGCAAGCCAAGAGGGTGAGCGAAAACGACGGTGAGGTCAGCAACCAACGATGGCTGAGTCTCTCCGACATCGTGAAACAATACGGCCAGAGCATGAAGTTCAACTACTTCAGCTTCCTCTGGCAAGCCATGATACTGCTGGTGGGACGCACGGTCCCGCCTATCCCGCCCACAAGCCCAGGAACCTACTTGCTGTAA
- a CDS encoding class II fructose-bisphosphate aldolase — translation MKIYSKLGVGPMSSEIIEAVFRYSENKNEPLMLIASKNQIDWDRGYVNTWSTNEYANYISQLKKQYPRSKVYICRDHCGPGFKNDDLEDVYKTIDSDIANGFDLIHIDFCHFKGNYQEILAESKKAIEYIQKKNPNILIEIGTDENEGVFLDDIKKIEEEMEYFSKFSNLIFYVCQSGSLIKEINQVGDFNIEFLKKVRKLANKYNLFLKEHNADYLDADSITLRKGLIDAVNVAPQYGVIQTELTIQKALTYGIDISKWLEQSYQSGKWGKWLHNNNKDNKFLCSVIAGHYNFSSDAYQDIYKKINNYEDFRELIIEEVMNNLDIYLNNL, via the coding sequence ATGAAAATATATAGCAAATTAGGCGTTGGTCCTATGAGTAGTGAAATAATTGAAGCAGTTTTTCGTTACTCAGAGAACAAAAATGAGCCATTGATGCTCATTGCCTCAAAAAATCAAATAGATTGGGACAGGGGTTATGTAAATACCTGGAGCACCAATGAGTATGCAAATTATATTTCCCAACTAAAAAAACAATATCCCAGGTCTAAGGTGTATATATGCCGTGATCATTGCGGACCAGGCTTTAAAAATGATGACTTAGAGGATGTTTATAAAACCATAGATAGTGATATTGCAAATGGTTTTGATCTAATCCATATAGACTTTTGCCATTTCAAGGGTAACTATCAGGAAATTTTAGCAGAATCTAAAAAGGCAATTGAATATATACAAAAAAAGAATCCAAATATTTTGATAGAAATAGGCACTGACGAAAATGAGGGAGTTTTTTTGGATGATATTAAGAAGATTGAAGAAGAAATGGAATATTTTTCTAAATTTTCAAATTTGATATTTTATGTTTGTCAAAGTGGTAGCTTGATAAAAGAAATTAATCAAGTTGGAGATTTTAATATTGAATTTTTGAAAAAAGTAAGAAAATTAGCTAATAAATATAATTTATTTCTCAAAGAGCATAATGCTGATTATTTGGATGCTGATAGTATAACTTTACGTAAAGGTTTGATTGATGCTGTCAATGTAGCTCCTCAGTATGGAGTAATTCAGACCGAGCTGACTATCCAGAAAGCTTTGACATACGGGATTGATATCAGTAAATGGTTAGAGCAGAGTTACCAAAGTGGCAAATGGGGTAAGTGGCTACACAATAATAACAAAGATAATAAATTTTTGTGTTCTGTCATTGCTGGTCATTATAATTTTTCTTCGGATGCTTACCAGGATATATACAAAAAAATAAATAATTATGAAGATTTTAGGGAATTAATTATTGAAGAAGTAATGAATAACCTTGATATTTATCTAAACAACTTATAA
- a CDS encoding HAD hydrolase family protein, producing MEKSKKIIKTPKYFVVDVDGVLTDGQYHYTSEGKVMKIFGPDDNDALCLLKRYLQIHMISGDKRGFDITKKRVQEDMKFPLDLVSTFERVEWIKERYPLEETIFMGDGIFDAIVFDKVAYSIAPANAFYTTKNKADFVTISKGGDKAVAEACLHIMEKFFEPFDPLNVKLEKGEGVWGNNL from the coding sequence ATGGAGAAGTCTAAAAAAATAATTAAAACACCTAAGTATTTTGTCGTAGATGTAGACGGAGTTCTGACCGACGGGCAGTATCATTATACCAGCGAAGGCAAAGTAATGAAGATTTTTGGTCCGGATGATAATGATGCCTTATGCTTGTTAAAAAGATATTTACAGATTCATATGATTAGTGGTGATAAACGCGGTTTTGATATTACAAAAAAAAGAGTGCAAGAAGATATGAAGTTCCCTTTAGATTTAGTCAGTACTTTTGAAAGAGTAGAATGGATAAAAGAGAGATATCCATTGGAAGAGACTATTTTTATGGGAGACGGGATATTTGATGCTATAGTATTTGATAAAGTAGCTTATAGTATTGCTCCAGCTAATGCTTTTTATACCACAAAAAATAAAGCAGACTTTGTTACTATATCTAAAGGTGGTGATAAGGCGGTTGCTGAGGCATGTTTGCATATTATGGAAAAATTTTTTGAGCCATTTGATCCCTTGAATGTCAAATTAGAAAAAGGAGAAGGGGTTTGGGGGAATAATTTATAG